One genomic window of Kaistia geumhonensis includes the following:
- a CDS encoding class I SAM-dependent methyltransferase, translating to MPDIERPQFGGNVAEVYDSNLVPLIFEFYAARLAERIVESNPRRVLEIAAGTGAATRAIAAVLGPGSTILATDLSQPMLDRAAVRQGSDPRVTFQQADAMSLPFADRSFDAAVCQFGVMFFPDKIAAHRETRRVLEPGARYILDAWDRIEDNTLALACSEALAGLFPDDPPDFMRRIPHAYFDPKTITHDLEAAGFSGVSVTRVASICRAASASQAALAYCQGTPMRGEIETRRPGHLDDVTGVVSAALERRFGTGMIEAPMSALIAEAVA from the coding sequence ATGCCGGATATCGAGAGGCCGCAATTCGGCGGAAACGTCGCCGAGGTCTATGACAGCAACCTCGTGCCGCTGATCTTCGAGTTCTACGCGGCGCGACTTGCGGAGCGGATCGTCGAGTCGAACCCGCGGCGCGTCCTCGAGATCGCCGCCGGAACCGGGGCTGCCACGCGGGCGATCGCTGCCGTGCTGGGGCCGGGCTCTACCATCTTGGCGACGGATCTCAGTCAGCCCATGCTCGACCGGGCAGCCGTCAGGCAAGGAAGCGATCCGCGCGTCACCTTTCAGCAGGCGGATGCGATGTCGCTGCCTTTCGCAGACCGAAGCTTCGATGCGGCTGTCTGCCAGTTCGGCGTGATGTTCTTCCCTGACAAGATCGCCGCCCACCGGGAAACCCGGCGGGTACTCGAACCGGGCGCGCGCTATATCCTCGATGCGTGGGACAGGATCGAGGACAACACCCTAGCGCTCGCTTGCAGCGAAGCGCTGGCCGGGCTCTTTCCGGACGACCCGCCCGACTTCATGCGCCGCATACCGCATGCGTATTTCGACCCGAAGACGATCACGCATGATCTGGAGGCCGCAGGGTTCTCGGGCGTGAGCGTCACCCGCGTCGCCAGCATCTGTCGCGCAGCCTCCGCTTCGCAGGCCGCACTCGCCTATTGCCAGGGAACGCCGATGCGCGGCGAGATCGAGACGAGGCGCCCGGGACATCTCGATGACGTCACGGGCGTTGTTTCAGCCGCGCTCGAACGGCGCTTTGGAACCGGAATGATCGAGGCGCCGATGAGTGCGCTGATCGCAGAGGCCGTCGCCTGA
- the tyrS gene encoding tyrosine--tRNA ligase — protein MTAFKSDFLNVLSTRGLIHQISDPEGLDAAALAGPITAYVGYDATATSLHIGNLISATMLYWLQETGHRPIALMGGGTSMVGDPSFRDDQRKLLTVEEIERNIAGIKQIFAKILRFGDAPGDAIMVNNADWLLKLNYVEFLRDVGRHFSVNRMLSFDSVKLRLDREQSLSFLEFNYMIMQGYDFVELNRRYGCVLQMGGSDQWGNIINGVDLAHRMDRPQLYALTTPLLTTSSGAKMGKTAKGAVWLNADLFSAYDFWQYFRNTEDADVGRFLKIFTRLPLDEIAKLEALGGSEINEAKKILATEATAVVHGRDAAEAAAETARQTFEQGALAESLPTIEVPAGEFEAGIGALALFVRAGLVASNGEARRQIKGGGLRVNDVALDDEKAMVGPAALTPEGVVKLSLGRKKHILVRPS, from the coding sequence ATGACCGCGTTCAAGTCCGATTTCCTCAACGTCCTCTCGACGCGCGGGCTCATTCACCAGATTTCCGATCCGGAAGGCCTCGACGCCGCGGCGCTCGCCGGCCCGATCACCGCCTATGTCGGCTACGACGCCACCGCGACGAGCCTCCATATCGGCAACCTGATCTCGGCGACGATGCTGTACTGGCTGCAGGAGACCGGCCACCGGCCCATCGCGCTGATGGGTGGCGGCACATCCATGGTTGGCGATCCTTCCTTCCGCGACGACCAGCGCAAGCTGCTCACCGTCGAGGAGATCGAGCGCAACATCGCGGGCATCAAGCAGATCTTCGCGAAGATCCTGCGCTTCGGCGATGCGCCGGGCGATGCGATCATGGTCAACAACGCCGACTGGCTGCTGAAGCTCAACTATGTCGAGTTCCTGCGCGATGTCGGCCGGCACTTCTCCGTCAACCGGATGCTCTCCTTCGATTCGGTGAAGCTGAGGCTCGATCGCGAGCAGTCGCTGTCCTTCCTCGAATTCAACTACATGATCATGCAGGGCTACGACTTCGTCGAGCTCAACCGCCGTTATGGCTGCGTGCTGCAGATGGGCGGCTCCGACCAGTGGGGCAACATCATCAACGGCGTCGACCTCGCGCACCGGATGGACCGGCCGCAGCTCTATGCGTTGACGACGCCGCTGCTCACCACTTCGTCGGGTGCCAAGATGGGCAAGACCGCCAAGGGCGCCGTCTGGCTCAACGCCGACCTCTTCAGCGCCTATGACTTCTGGCAGTATTTCCGCAACACCGAGGATGCGGATGTCGGCCGCTTCCTGAAGATCTTCACGCGCCTGCCGCTCGACGAGATCGCGAAGCTGGAAGCGCTGGGCGGCTCCGAGATCAACGAGGCCAAGAAGATCCTCGCCACCGAGGCCACTGCCGTCGTCCATGGCCGCGACGCCGCCGAGGCGGCCGCCGAGACGGCCCGCCAGACTTTCGAGCAGGGCGCGCTGGCCGAGTCGCTGCCTACGATCGAGGTGCCGGCCGGCGAGTTCGAGGCCGGGATCGGAGCGCTCGCGCTCTTCGTCCGCGCCGGCCTCGTCGCCTCGAATGGCGAGGCACGCCGCCAGATCAAGGGCGGCGGCCTGCGCGTCAACGACGTTGCGCTCGACGACGAGAAGGCGATGGTCGGTCCCGCCGCACTGACGCCGGAGGGCGTCGTCAAGCTGTCGCTCGGCCGCAAGAAGCACATCCTCGTCCGCCCGAGCTGA